In Paroedura picta isolate Pp20150507F chromosome 12, Ppicta_v3.0, whole genome shotgun sequence, one DNA window encodes the following:
- the GRIN1 gene encoding glutamate receptor ionotropic, NMDA 1 isoform X2: protein MSAMRLLFLAVLVSFSFARAGCEPKIINIGAVLSTKKHEQVFREAINQANKRHGTWKIQLNATSVTHKPNAIQMALSVCEDLISSQVYAILVSHPPAPNDHLTPTPVSYTAGFYRIPVIGLTTRMSIYSDKSIHLSFLRTVPPYSHQSNVWFEMMRYYKWNHIILIVSDDHEGRAAQKKLETLLEEKESKSKKRNYENLEQLSYDNKRGPKAEKVLQFEPGTKNVTSLLLEAKELEARVIILSASEDDATTVYTSAAKENMTGPGYVWLVGEREISGNALRHAPEGLIGLQLMNGKNESAHIRDAVAVVAQAVHDLFEKENITDPPRGCVGNTNIWKTGPLFKRVLMQTKYAEGVTGRVEFNEDGDRKYANYSVMNLQNNKLVQVGVYNGSHFLPNDRKIIWPGGETETPQGYEMSTKLKIVTIHQEPFVYVKPTMTDGKCKSLLNSTGGLVQQVLCTGPNETMPGRPSVMLCCYGFCIDLLIKLAKTMNFTYEVHLVADGKFGTQERVNNSNKKEWNGMMGELLSGQADMIVAPLTINNERAQYIEFSKPFKYQGLTILVKKEIPRSTLDSFMQPFQSTLWLLVGLSVHVVAVMLYLLDRFSPFGRFKVNSEEEEEDALTLSSAMWFSWGVLLNSGIGEGAPRSFSARILGMVWAGFAMIIVASYTANLAAFLVLDRPEERITGINDPRLRNPSDKFIYATVKQSSVDIYFRRQVELSTMYRHMEKHNYESAAEAIQAVRDNKLHAFIWDSAVLEFEASQKCDLVTTGELFFRSGFGIGMRKDSPWKQNVSLAILNLHENGFMEELDKTWVRYQECDSRSNAPATLTFENMAGVFMLVAGGIVAGIFLIFIEIAYKRHKDARRKQMQLAFAAVNVWRKNLQSSLSLVAVGFTFRKGPEHFYLVDRKSGRAEPDPKKKATFRSFTSTLASSFKRRRSSKDTQYQPTDITGQLNLSDPSVSTVV from the exons ATGAGCGCGATGCGCCTCTTGTTTCTCGCTGTGCTTGTCTCCTTTTCGTTTGCCCGCGCTGGCTGCGAGCCTAAGATCATCAATATCGGCGCGGTGCTGAGCACCAAGAAACATGAGCAGGTCTTCCGCGAGGCTATCAACCAGGCAAACAAGCGCCATGGCACCTGGAAGATTCAGCTCAACGCCACCTCGGTCACGCACAAGCCCAATGCCATCCAGATGGCCCTGTCCGTCTGCGAGGATCTTATCTCCAGCCAG GTCTATGCCATCTTAGTGAGTCACCCACCAGCTCCAAATGACCACCTAACACCAACTCCTGTGTCATACACTGCCGGCTTCTATAGGATCCCTGTCATTGGTCTGACAACACGCATGTCTATATATTCAGATAAG AGTATCCACTTATCTTTCCTGCGTACTGTCCCCCCCTATTCCCACCAGTCCAATGTCTGGTTTGAAATGATGCGCTATTATAAGTGGAACCACATAATTCTCATTGTCAGCGATGATCATGAGGGGCGGGCTGCGCAAAAGAAGCTAGAGACCCTCTTGGAAGAAAAAGAATCCAAG AGTAAAAAAAGGAACTATGAAAACCTCGAACAACTATCCTATGACAACAAGCGAGGACCCAAG GCTGAGAAAGTGCTTCAGTTTGAACCTGGAACAAAAAATGTGACTTCATTGCTGCTGGAAGCTAAAGAACTGGAAGCCCGGGTTATTATCCTCTCTGCAAG TGAGGATGATGCTACAACTGTATACACATCAGCAGCCAAGGAAAACATGACTGGTCCAGGCTATGTGTGGCTGGTAGGGGAAAGGGAGATCTCAGGCAATGCCCTACGTCATGCACCAGAAG GGCTCATTGGTTTACAGCTCATGAATGGGAAGAATGAGTCTGCTCACATCAGAGATGCCGTGGCAGTGGTGGCCCAGGCTGTCCATGACTTGTTTGAGAAAGAGAACATTACAGATCCACCAAGGGGCTGCGTGGGAAATACCAACATCTGGAAGACAGGGCCTCTATTCAAGAG AGTGCTGATGCAGACCAAGTATGCAGAAGGTGTGACTGGCCGGGTGGAGTTCAACGAAGATGGAGACCGGAAATATGCCAATTACAGTGTCATGAACCTTCAGAACAACAAACTGGTGCAAGTTGGAGTCTACAATGGTAGCCAC TTCTTGCCCAATGACCGCAAGAtcatctggcctggaggagaaaCGGAGACACCACAGGGCTATGAAATGTCTACAAAATTAAAG ATTGTCACAATCcaccaagagccctttgtctatGTGAAACCTACCATGACAGATGGAAAGTGCAAATCACTTCTCAACAGTACTGGGGGGCTGGTGCAGCAGGTCCTTTGTACTGGGCCTAATGAGACTATGCCAG GCCGCCCCAGTGTGATGCTGTGTTGCTATGGCTTCTGTATCGACTTACTGATCAAGCTTGCTAAAACAATGAATTTTACCTATGAAGTTCACCTTGTTGCTGATGGTAAATTTGGAACACAAGAGCGG GtgaacaacagcaacaagaaagAATGGAACGGGATGATGGGGGAGCTGCTGAGTGGCCAGGCTGACATGATTGTGGCCCCACTGACTATCAACAACGAGAGAGCGCAATACATTGAATTCTCCAAGCCTTTCAAATACCAGGGACTCACCATCTTGGTCAAAAAG GAAATTCCCCGGAGTACACTGGACTCATTCATGCAGCCATTTCAGAGCACTTTGTGGCTTCTGGTAGGGCTCTCAGTTCATGTGGTAGCTGTGATGCTGTATCTCCTTGACCGCTTCAG CCCATTTGGCCGGTTTAAAGTGAatagtgaggaagaagaagaagatgcccTGACACTCTCTTCTGCTATGTGGTTCTCCTGGGGAGTCCTTCTGAACTCTGGCATTGGAGAAG GTGCTCCCCGGAGTTTCTCTGCTCGAATTCTTGGGATGGTATGGGCTGGATTTGCTATGATTATTGTGGCATCATATACTGCCAACCTGGCTGCCTTCCTGGTGCTGGACAGACCCGAGGAACGGATAACGGGCATTAATGATCCCAGG TTGCGAAACCCCTCGGATAAGTTCATATATGCTACGGTGAAGCAAAGTTCAGTGGACATTTACTTCCGCCGTCAGGTGGAGCTGAGCACCATGTACCGCCACATGGAGAAACACAATTATGAGAGTGCTGCAGAAGCCATCCAGGCTGTCAGGGATAA CAAGCTCCATGCATTCATCTGGGATTCAGCTGTGTTAGAATTTGAAGCATCACAGAAGTGTGACCTGGTGACAACAGGGGAGTTATTCTTCCGCTCTGGCTTTGGCATCGGGATGCGCAAGGACAGCCCTTGGAAGCAGAACGTCTCTCTGGCTATCCTCAA CCTCCACGAGAACGGCTTCATGGAAGAGCTTGACAAGACTTGGGTGAGGTATCAAGAATGTGATTCCCGAAGTAATGCTCCAGCAACTCTCACCTTTGAGAACATGGCAG gTGTATTCATGCTGGTGGCTGGAGGTATTGTGGCCGGGATATTTTTAATATTCATAGAAATAGCTTACAAAAGGCATAAAGACGCTCGGAGGAAGCAGATGCAACTGGCGTTTGCAGCCGTTAATGTGTGGCGGAAAAACCTGCAG tcctctctctctcttgtggcCGTAGGATTCACCTTCAGAAAAGGCCCCGAGCATTTTTATTTAGTG GATAGAAAAAGTGGTAGAGCAGAACCAGACCCTAAAAAGAAAGCCACTTTTAGGTCCTTCACCTCTACCCTGGCCTCCAGCTTCAAGAGACGTAGGTCCTCCAAAGACACG
- the GRIN1 gene encoding glutamate receptor ionotropic, NMDA 1 isoform X4: protein MSAMRLLFLAVLVSFSFARAGCEPKIINIGAVLSTKKHEQVFREAINQANKRHGTWKIQLNATSVTHKPNAIQMALSVCEDLISSQVYAILVSHPPAPNDHLTPTPVSYTAGFYRIPVIGLTTRMSIYSDKSIHLSFLRTVPPYSHQSNVWFEMMRYYKWNHIILIVSDDHEGRAAQKKLETLLEEKESKSKKRNYENLEQLSYDNKRGPKAEKVLQFEPGTKNVTSLLLEAKELEARVIILSASEDDATTVYTSAAKENMTGPGYVWLVGEREISGNALRHAPEGLIGLQLMNGKNESAHIRDAVAVVAQAVHDLFEKENITDPPRGCVGNTNIWKTGPLFKRVLMQTKYAEGVTGRVEFNEDGDRKYANYSVMNLQNNKLVQVGVYNGSHFLPNDRKIIWPGGETETPQGYEMSTKLKIVTIHQEPFVYVKPTMTDGKCKSLLNSTGGLVQQVLCTGPNETMPGRPSVMLCCYGFCIDLLIKLAKTMNFTYEVHLVADGKFGTQERVNNSNKKEWNGMMGELLSGQADMIVAPLTINNERAQYIEFSKPFKYQGLTILVKKEIPRSTLDSFMQPFQSTLWLLVGLSVHVVAVMLYLLDRFSPFGRFKVNSEEEEEDALTLSSAMWFSWGVLLNSGIGEGAPRSFSARILGMVWAGFAMIIVASYTANLAAFLVLDRPEERITGINDPRLRNPSDKFIYATVKQSSVDIYFRRQVELSTMYRHMEKHNYESAAEAIQAVRDNKLHAFIWDSAVLEFEASQKCDLVTTGELFFRSGFGIGMRKDSPWKQNVSLAILNLHENGFMEELDKTWVRYQECDSRSNAPATLTFENMAGVFMLVAGGIVAGIFLIFIEIAYKRHKDARRKQMQLAFAAVNVWRKNLQDRKSGRAEPDPKKKATFRSFTSTLASSFKRRRSSKDTCGNQNEFHYFSEDSPAMSPRPESVSCR from the exons ATGAGCGCGATGCGCCTCTTGTTTCTCGCTGTGCTTGTCTCCTTTTCGTTTGCCCGCGCTGGCTGCGAGCCTAAGATCATCAATATCGGCGCGGTGCTGAGCACCAAGAAACATGAGCAGGTCTTCCGCGAGGCTATCAACCAGGCAAACAAGCGCCATGGCACCTGGAAGATTCAGCTCAACGCCACCTCGGTCACGCACAAGCCCAATGCCATCCAGATGGCCCTGTCCGTCTGCGAGGATCTTATCTCCAGCCAG GTCTATGCCATCTTAGTGAGTCACCCACCAGCTCCAAATGACCACCTAACACCAACTCCTGTGTCATACACTGCCGGCTTCTATAGGATCCCTGTCATTGGTCTGACAACACGCATGTCTATATATTCAGATAAG AGTATCCACTTATCTTTCCTGCGTACTGTCCCCCCCTATTCCCACCAGTCCAATGTCTGGTTTGAAATGATGCGCTATTATAAGTGGAACCACATAATTCTCATTGTCAGCGATGATCATGAGGGGCGGGCTGCGCAAAAGAAGCTAGAGACCCTCTTGGAAGAAAAAGAATCCAAG AGTAAAAAAAGGAACTATGAAAACCTCGAACAACTATCCTATGACAACAAGCGAGGACCCAAG GCTGAGAAAGTGCTTCAGTTTGAACCTGGAACAAAAAATGTGACTTCATTGCTGCTGGAAGCTAAAGAACTGGAAGCCCGGGTTATTATCCTCTCTGCAAG TGAGGATGATGCTACAACTGTATACACATCAGCAGCCAAGGAAAACATGACTGGTCCAGGCTATGTGTGGCTGGTAGGGGAAAGGGAGATCTCAGGCAATGCCCTACGTCATGCACCAGAAG GGCTCATTGGTTTACAGCTCATGAATGGGAAGAATGAGTCTGCTCACATCAGAGATGCCGTGGCAGTGGTGGCCCAGGCTGTCCATGACTTGTTTGAGAAAGAGAACATTACAGATCCACCAAGGGGCTGCGTGGGAAATACCAACATCTGGAAGACAGGGCCTCTATTCAAGAG AGTGCTGATGCAGACCAAGTATGCAGAAGGTGTGACTGGCCGGGTGGAGTTCAACGAAGATGGAGACCGGAAATATGCCAATTACAGTGTCATGAACCTTCAGAACAACAAACTGGTGCAAGTTGGAGTCTACAATGGTAGCCAC TTCTTGCCCAATGACCGCAAGAtcatctggcctggaggagaaaCGGAGACACCACAGGGCTATGAAATGTCTACAAAATTAAAG ATTGTCACAATCcaccaagagccctttgtctatGTGAAACCTACCATGACAGATGGAAAGTGCAAATCACTTCTCAACAGTACTGGGGGGCTGGTGCAGCAGGTCCTTTGTACTGGGCCTAATGAGACTATGCCAG GCCGCCCCAGTGTGATGCTGTGTTGCTATGGCTTCTGTATCGACTTACTGATCAAGCTTGCTAAAACAATGAATTTTACCTATGAAGTTCACCTTGTTGCTGATGGTAAATTTGGAACACAAGAGCGG GtgaacaacagcaacaagaaagAATGGAACGGGATGATGGGGGAGCTGCTGAGTGGCCAGGCTGACATGATTGTGGCCCCACTGACTATCAACAACGAGAGAGCGCAATACATTGAATTCTCCAAGCCTTTCAAATACCAGGGACTCACCATCTTGGTCAAAAAG GAAATTCCCCGGAGTACACTGGACTCATTCATGCAGCCATTTCAGAGCACTTTGTGGCTTCTGGTAGGGCTCTCAGTTCATGTGGTAGCTGTGATGCTGTATCTCCTTGACCGCTTCAG CCCATTTGGCCGGTTTAAAGTGAatagtgaggaagaagaagaagatgcccTGACACTCTCTTCTGCTATGTGGTTCTCCTGGGGAGTCCTTCTGAACTCTGGCATTGGAGAAG GTGCTCCCCGGAGTTTCTCTGCTCGAATTCTTGGGATGGTATGGGCTGGATTTGCTATGATTATTGTGGCATCATATACTGCCAACCTGGCTGCCTTCCTGGTGCTGGACAGACCCGAGGAACGGATAACGGGCATTAATGATCCCAGG TTGCGAAACCCCTCGGATAAGTTCATATATGCTACGGTGAAGCAAAGTTCAGTGGACATTTACTTCCGCCGTCAGGTGGAGCTGAGCACCATGTACCGCCACATGGAGAAACACAATTATGAGAGTGCTGCAGAAGCCATCCAGGCTGTCAGGGATAA CAAGCTCCATGCATTCATCTGGGATTCAGCTGTGTTAGAATTTGAAGCATCACAGAAGTGTGACCTGGTGACAACAGGGGAGTTATTCTTCCGCTCTGGCTTTGGCATCGGGATGCGCAAGGACAGCCCTTGGAAGCAGAACGTCTCTCTGGCTATCCTCAA CCTCCACGAGAACGGCTTCATGGAAGAGCTTGACAAGACTTGGGTGAGGTATCAAGAATGTGATTCCCGAAGTAATGCTCCAGCAACTCTCACCTTTGAGAACATGGCAG gTGTATTCATGCTGGTGGCTGGAGGTATTGTGGCCGGGATATTTTTAATATTCATAGAAATAGCTTACAAAAGGCATAAAGACGCTCGGAGGAAGCAGATGCAACTGGCGTTTGCAGCCGTTAATGTGTGGCGGAAAAACCTGCAG GATAGAAAAAGTGGTAGAGCAGAACCAGACCCTAAAAAGAAAGCCACTTTTAGGTCCTTCACCTCTACCCTGGCCTCCAGCTTCAAGAGACGTAGGTCCTCCAAAGACACG
- the GRIN1 gene encoding glutamate receptor ionotropic, NMDA 1 isoform X1, with amino-acid sequence MSAMRLLFLAVLVSFSFARAGCEPKIINIGAVLSTKKHEQVFREAINQANKRHGTWKIQLNATSVTHKPNAIQMALSVCEDLISSQVYAILVSHPPAPNDHLTPTPVSYTAGFYRIPVIGLTTRMSIYSDKSIHLSFLRTVPPYSHQSNVWFEMMRYYKWNHIILIVSDDHEGRAAQKKLETLLEEKESKSKKRNYENLEQLSYDNKRGPKAEKVLQFEPGTKNVTSLLLEAKELEARVIILSASEDDATTVYTSAAKENMTGPGYVWLVGEREISGNALRHAPEGLIGLQLMNGKNESAHIRDAVAVVAQAVHDLFEKENITDPPRGCVGNTNIWKTGPLFKRVLMQTKYAEGVTGRVEFNEDGDRKYANYSVMNLQNNKLVQVGVYNGSHFLPNDRKIIWPGGETETPQGYEMSTKLKIVTIHQEPFVYVKPTMTDGKCKSLLNSTGGLVQQVLCTGPNETMPGRPSVMLCCYGFCIDLLIKLAKTMNFTYEVHLVADGKFGTQERVNNSNKKEWNGMMGELLSGQADMIVAPLTINNERAQYIEFSKPFKYQGLTILVKKEIPRSTLDSFMQPFQSTLWLLVGLSVHVVAVMLYLLDRFSPFGRFKVNSEEEEEDALTLSSAMWFSWGVLLNSGIGEGAPRSFSARILGMVWAGFAMIIVASYTANLAAFLVLDRPEERITGINDPRLRNPSDKFIYATVKQSSVDIYFRRQVELSTMYRHMEKHNYESAAEAIQAVRDNKLHAFIWDSAVLEFEASQKCDLVTTGELFFRSGFGIGMRKDSPWKQNVSLAILNLHENGFMEELDKTWVRYQECDSRSNAPATLTFENMAGVFMLVAGGIVAGIFLIFIEIAYKRHKDARRKQMQLAFAAVNVWRKNLQSSLSLVAVGFTFRKGPEHFYLVDRKSGRAEPDPKKKATFRSFTSTLASSFKRRRSSKDTCGNQNEFHYFSEDSPAMSPRPESVSCR; translated from the exons ATGAGCGCGATGCGCCTCTTGTTTCTCGCTGTGCTTGTCTCCTTTTCGTTTGCCCGCGCTGGCTGCGAGCCTAAGATCATCAATATCGGCGCGGTGCTGAGCACCAAGAAACATGAGCAGGTCTTCCGCGAGGCTATCAACCAGGCAAACAAGCGCCATGGCACCTGGAAGATTCAGCTCAACGCCACCTCGGTCACGCACAAGCCCAATGCCATCCAGATGGCCCTGTCCGTCTGCGAGGATCTTATCTCCAGCCAG GTCTATGCCATCTTAGTGAGTCACCCACCAGCTCCAAATGACCACCTAACACCAACTCCTGTGTCATACACTGCCGGCTTCTATAGGATCCCTGTCATTGGTCTGACAACACGCATGTCTATATATTCAGATAAG AGTATCCACTTATCTTTCCTGCGTACTGTCCCCCCCTATTCCCACCAGTCCAATGTCTGGTTTGAAATGATGCGCTATTATAAGTGGAACCACATAATTCTCATTGTCAGCGATGATCATGAGGGGCGGGCTGCGCAAAAGAAGCTAGAGACCCTCTTGGAAGAAAAAGAATCCAAG AGTAAAAAAAGGAACTATGAAAACCTCGAACAACTATCCTATGACAACAAGCGAGGACCCAAG GCTGAGAAAGTGCTTCAGTTTGAACCTGGAACAAAAAATGTGACTTCATTGCTGCTGGAAGCTAAAGAACTGGAAGCCCGGGTTATTATCCTCTCTGCAAG TGAGGATGATGCTACAACTGTATACACATCAGCAGCCAAGGAAAACATGACTGGTCCAGGCTATGTGTGGCTGGTAGGGGAAAGGGAGATCTCAGGCAATGCCCTACGTCATGCACCAGAAG GGCTCATTGGTTTACAGCTCATGAATGGGAAGAATGAGTCTGCTCACATCAGAGATGCCGTGGCAGTGGTGGCCCAGGCTGTCCATGACTTGTTTGAGAAAGAGAACATTACAGATCCACCAAGGGGCTGCGTGGGAAATACCAACATCTGGAAGACAGGGCCTCTATTCAAGAG AGTGCTGATGCAGACCAAGTATGCAGAAGGTGTGACTGGCCGGGTGGAGTTCAACGAAGATGGAGACCGGAAATATGCCAATTACAGTGTCATGAACCTTCAGAACAACAAACTGGTGCAAGTTGGAGTCTACAATGGTAGCCAC TTCTTGCCCAATGACCGCAAGAtcatctggcctggaggagaaaCGGAGACACCACAGGGCTATGAAATGTCTACAAAATTAAAG ATTGTCACAATCcaccaagagccctttgtctatGTGAAACCTACCATGACAGATGGAAAGTGCAAATCACTTCTCAACAGTACTGGGGGGCTGGTGCAGCAGGTCCTTTGTACTGGGCCTAATGAGACTATGCCAG GCCGCCCCAGTGTGATGCTGTGTTGCTATGGCTTCTGTATCGACTTACTGATCAAGCTTGCTAAAACAATGAATTTTACCTATGAAGTTCACCTTGTTGCTGATGGTAAATTTGGAACACAAGAGCGG GtgaacaacagcaacaagaaagAATGGAACGGGATGATGGGGGAGCTGCTGAGTGGCCAGGCTGACATGATTGTGGCCCCACTGACTATCAACAACGAGAGAGCGCAATACATTGAATTCTCCAAGCCTTTCAAATACCAGGGACTCACCATCTTGGTCAAAAAG GAAATTCCCCGGAGTACACTGGACTCATTCATGCAGCCATTTCAGAGCACTTTGTGGCTTCTGGTAGGGCTCTCAGTTCATGTGGTAGCTGTGATGCTGTATCTCCTTGACCGCTTCAG CCCATTTGGCCGGTTTAAAGTGAatagtgaggaagaagaagaagatgcccTGACACTCTCTTCTGCTATGTGGTTCTCCTGGGGAGTCCTTCTGAACTCTGGCATTGGAGAAG GTGCTCCCCGGAGTTTCTCTGCTCGAATTCTTGGGATGGTATGGGCTGGATTTGCTATGATTATTGTGGCATCATATACTGCCAACCTGGCTGCCTTCCTGGTGCTGGACAGACCCGAGGAACGGATAACGGGCATTAATGATCCCAGG TTGCGAAACCCCTCGGATAAGTTCATATATGCTACGGTGAAGCAAAGTTCAGTGGACATTTACTTCCGCCGTCAGGTGGAGCTGAGCACCATGTACCGCCACATGGAGAAACACAATTATGAGAGTGCTGCAGAAGCCATCCAGGCTGTCAGGGATAA CAAGCTCCATGCATTCATCTGGGATTCAGCTGTGTTAGAATTTGAAGCATCACAGAAGTGTGACCTGGTGACAACAGGGGAGTTATTCTTCCGCTCTGGCTTTGGCATCGGGATGCGCAAGGACAGCCCTTGGAAGCAGAACGTCTCTCTGGCTATCCTCAA CCTCCACGAGAACGGCTTCATGGAAGAGCTTGACAAGACTTGGGTGAGGTATCAAGAATGTGATTCCCGAAGTAATGCTCCAGCAACTCTCACCTTTGAGAACATGGCAG gTGTATTCATGCTGGTGGCTGGAGGTATTGTGGCCGGGATATTTTTAATATTCATAGAAATAGCTTACAAAAGGCATAAAGACGCTCGGAGGAAGCAGATGCAACTGGCGTTTGCAGCCGTTAATGTGTGGCGGAAAAACCTGCAG tcctctctctctcttgtggcCGTAGGATTCACCTTCAGAAAAGGCCCCGAGCATTTTTATTTAGTG GATAGAAAAAGTGGTAGAGCAGAACCAGACCCTAAAAAGAAAGCCACTTTTAGGTCCTTCACCTCTACCCTGGCCTCCAGCTTCAAGAGACGTAGGTCCTCCAAAGACACG